From Candidatus Pedobacter colombiensis, one genomic window encodes:
- a CDS encoding FAD-binding oxidoreductase: MHVVKILSVEDVTHNVRRFVIEKPLGFTFIPGQATDVSINKAELRDELRPFTFTSLNEWGYLEFTIKIYKGHHGITEQLAKLKTGDELIIHEVFGTIHYKGSGVFIAGGAGITPFIAILRQLRHDGLLEGNTLLFANYNESDIILKTELKYILGDKDINVLKDPLDKALTGKTIDRELLKAYIGKKGTYYYVCGPDAFTAAMVGFLEELGVEKRYVVIEE; the protein is encoded by the coding sequence AATAGAAAAGCCCCTCGGGTTTACTTTTATACCGGGACAAGCTACTGATGTATCGATTAACAAAGCTGAACTAAGGGATGAGCTGAGACCATTTACCTTCACTTCGCTCAATGAATGGGGTTACCTGGAATTTACAATCAAAATTTATAAAGGTCATCATGGAATAACGGAACAACTTGCCAAATTAAAGACCGGGGATGAATTGATCATTCATGAGGTTTTTGGAACAATCCATTATAAAGGATCGGGTGTATTTATTGCTGGTGGGGCAGGTATAACGCCTTTTATTGCCATCCTCCGCCAGCTTAGACACGATGGTTTATTGGAAGGAAATACCTTACTGTTTGCCAATTATAACGAAAGTGATATTATACTCAAAACAGAGTTGAAATATATACTTGGTGATAAGGATATCAATGTTTTGAAAGACCCGCTAGATAAAGCGCTAACTGGAAAAACGATAGATCGTGAATTGCTTAAGGCTTATATAGGGAAGAAGGGAACTTATTATTATGTATGTGGTCCCGATGCTTTTACTGCCGCAATGGTTGGCTTTTTGGAAGAGCTTGGTGTAGAGAAAAGGTATGTTGTGATCGAAGAATGA